One stretch of Syntrophales bacterium DNA includes these proteins:
- a CDS encoding zinc ABC transporter substrate-binding protein — MKKSASLIVILFLLVVLGSYKGIASASGKIQVAVSVLPQAYFVERVGGNRVNVQVMIPAGACPEMYEPTPQQLVRLSDADIYIKVGAPAFPFEEKYLHVIAGKNKKITVVNMSDGTRYRERDPHVWLSPSCVKIAARNIYQALSLYDPNYRDYYGENLTVFLSDIEELDRKNRKLLAGKKGYAFMVYHPAWGYFADEYGLKQMAIEEEGKIKGASHIREMIDTARRKGIKVIFVQKGFDTKSARTIAHEIGGKVMEVDPLERDWLKGMEAFAEILPQVLRK; from the coding sequence ATGAAAAAAAGTGCATCTCTTATAGTAATATTGTTCTTATTGGTTGTACTGGGAAGCTATAAAGGAATCGCTTCGGCTTCGGGCAAAATCCAGGTTGCCGTCAGTGTCCTGCCCCAGGCCTATTTTGTGGAAAGAGTGGGGGGAAACCGGGTGAACGTCCAGGTCATGATCCCGGCAGGTGCATGTCCTGAAATGTACGAACCGACCCCTCAACAACTGGTCAGGCTGTCCGATGCTGATATCTACATTAAGGTGGGCGCCCCTGCCTTCCCCTTTGAAGAGAAGTATCTCCATGTCATTGCCGGGAAAAATAAAAAAATAACTGTGGTTAATATGTCAGATGGCACACGCTACCGGGAACGGGACCCCCATGTGTGGCTTTCTCCTTCCTGTGTAAAAATAGCAGCCCGGAATATCTATCAGGCGCTGTCCCTTTATGATCCTAATTACAGAGATTATTACGGAGAAAACTTGACGGTATTCTTAAGTGATATTGAAGAGTTAGACCGTAAGAACAGAAAATTGCTCGCCGGTAAAAAAGGTTATGCCTTTATGGTCTATCATCCTGCCTGGGGATATTTTGCCGATGAGTATGGCCTGAAACAGATGGCCATTGAAGAGGAGGGGAAAATAAAAGGCGCATCCCATATCAGAGAGATGATTGATACGGCAAGGCGGAAAGGCATTAAGGTCATTTTTGTCCAGAAGGGTTTTGATACAAAAAGCGCTCGAACAATTGCCCACGAAATCGGCGGAAAAGTAATGGAAGTGGATCCGTTGGAAAGGGACTGGCTGAAA